A single Watersipora subatra chromosome 7, tzWatSuba1.1, whole genome shotgun sequence DNA region contains:
- the LOC137400886 gene encoding uncharacterized protein, protein MASQHVVMHDLQGDFDRKYEKIKSVIDEGRHHLLTHTNQDPVLDLKIKKLCKSWQSLCGFFDTSRLPIDYSDNDGTSSCRSIASYTAKFETIASDGARKYFPKLSVPYRARIRAKVKHHKRSASNSPSNLSTSTTSSYYSGSPRVSPGRQLSAATNTGNSTVSSADCSESNDCEFEPFPWVSVSEDELDEPARGKPTSKPIKKTSKSSQRQHEPHKKCLRQFEDRACSSGTADTQDQIFHASASSQPALQRQQLHPPGEYDVSTNSDNILFSTSQLSSTNSAIRRGKILENRVGSHLQSHENSHIIQGQTKKWSVSEIHNWSCDKDDSTCHNKGFEEGTLEASCDSSLWPEQTLVNVQYPLNDKNRQAILRSHSSPTISEAYTPSVQEGASAKIKHTNSEKQMIENTLISGSSQDVEHDQFQSEYKCDWSNLEPTSSTRRLRDAYFSMGHQDEITTDYQRYVSSSAHLNMESNQKFDEDSSEGTIILENDPSRSSEVVNVERKPMLMHNSLLAAEATEHYGKTNQKFQKSGEEQQARKKEVKKTELKACKNNWETSREDGLECSVNNERFANEAERLTDVSAEPLVGVVKTSKATTATPLTKPACSGTLKTLSDFSTLVSIAEHELLDSVAESDMPFQNGNRASCVTMASHERQWPKTDIQDQEGYTSLPTKSMQRYEQPYKYSAKISELEEFMTVSNYVQGFQEGTDLIGPKKQDRISGTCEAGRIMCDSAFKLHDSKVTESLSEQDGSLSCNILVNKHFQLTQQSLRESVKPSTAYANSELPAGHTEMRDTILSTTTFKPKNMFSDPHVESTKTTCTPADHSLSASSCGFESNISNVQLAKDVSGQSRNDTDGLKSVKEKAQYQSDTAACCVAVTSDNRVLSRASNEDQLDSLVFHDLAALKTGDGNYTNRNQQPESVEFCAVTSGIPSTVQTTNKQKLETSTLHTPAMPVSHELCHQSSNHCPNIVECCTTVTSGSHSSIQSTSDYQPEKGFSKATMAFESHGVTHTIDCQSSNGTVCTATTSGGHSITQAASDYQAYNVTLHGAARPDTHGLTNASTNSQSPGINSLAKTPSNHELLGVVSHSTVASDMLPVTVETCRTSNAQMDSGTITSTSPSEGNCLSQTTSERQPDLPTFCTTMTSSTHDETCRISNAQLDSGTIPTTVTSTKESVLQASDDYQLQSVRSQSTVISSTYGVTCTSINSSINSVTITTAKKSDVHIITQTTRNIPSDGRIFHNFATSNTHGVTYAGTSVHAGKPTNNTTAKSNTQNISQIDSVSFHTGTTPATHNLVDTCSNAHTDSETIFTISSSENYSMGQTTSEHQLDSAVFCTAKISPTHSGTCRTSNAQLDNETFSTTSPSEAYSPSQTKSEHQPDSASFYTTMTSATHGETCRTSNAQLNSETISTTSPSEAYSPIQTKSEHQPDSATFYTAATSATHGETCRTSNAQLNSETISTTSPSEAYSPIQTKSEHQPDSASFYTTMTSATHGATCRTSNAQLDNETISTTSPSEVYSPIQTKSEHQPDSASFYTTMASATHGETCRTSNAQLNSETISTTSPSEAYSSIQTKSEHQPDSASFYTTMTSATHGATCRTSNAQLNSGTIPTTSPPEAYSPSQTTIEHQPDSASFYTTMTSATHGETCRTSNAQLNSGTISTTSQPEAYSPSQTTIEHQPDSASFYTTMTSATHGETCRTSNAQLVNEAFSTTSPSEAYSPTQTTSEHQSNSATFCTTMTFATHSETCKTSETIPTTVTSTTESALQSGNDYQLDNVTSHISVTSHTHGVVHTRGNNSQLASVKLPTSVTSDNHIITPTTRDHQLDPTIFLTTTSSSQSETYASSNAQIGDLTVSDVSTSDLQSTCQTNSDLQIDIKTVHASAASDTQGKCYTSSSSQLNHMVFYPAATSDNLNLIQTTGDCLTPYTTASSDNLSVTSTSSHAQSSNLTICTATTSATCNITQTPDDLLLDTTTFSTEKTDTHDITQTTDELLPDTTTFSPAMASATHDITQTSDELSPGTTTFSTIMTSATHDAVMPNQMV, encoded by the exons GTAAAGCACCACAAGCGCTCTGCCAGTAATTCACCCTCAAATTTATCAACCAGTACTACTAGTTCTTACTACAGTGGCTCTCCAAGAGTCTCACCGGGTAGACAACTCTCAGCAGCTACTAATACTGGCAACAGTACAGTATCGTCTGCAGATTGTAGTGAGTCAAATGATTGCGAGTTCGAGCCTTTTCCTTGGGTGAGCGTAAGCGAGGATGAACTAGATGAACCTGCTAG aGGCAAACCAACTTCTAAACCAATCAAAAAAACAAGTAAATCCAGCCAAAGGCAGCATGAACCACACAAAAAATGCTTACGACAATTTGAAGACAGGGCTTGTTCATCAGGTACTGCTGATACACAGGATCAAATTTTTCATGCCTCAGCATCTTCCCAGCCTGCACTTCAAAGGCAACAACTTCATCCACCAGGAGAATATGATGTATCAACCAATTCCGACAACATACTATTTTCAACCTCTCAGCTTTCTTCAACCAACAGTGCAATCAGAAGAGGTAAAATATTGGAAAATCGTGTTGGTTCCCATTTGCAAAGCCATGAAAATTCGCATATCATTCAAGGGCAAACAAAAAAGTGGTCAGTGAGTGAAATTCATAATTGGAGTTGTGATAAGGATGATTCAACCTGTCACAACAAAGGTTTTGAGGAAGGTACACTAGAGGCTTCTTGTGATTCATCACTTTGGCCGGAACAAACTCTGGTTAATGTTCAGTACCCCTTAAATGATAAGAACAGACAAGCTATCTTACGGTCCCATTCGAGTCCAACAATTAGTGAGGCTTATACTCCCTCAGTCCAAGAAGGAGCTAGTGCTAAGATAAAGCATACAAATTCTGAGAAACAAATGATTGAAAATACTTTAATCTCAGGGTCTTCTCAAGATGTTGAACATGATCAATTTCAATCTGAATATAAATGTGATTGGTCCAACTTAGAGCCGACTTCTTCCACCAGAAGGCTGCGTGATGCATATTTTTCAATGGGTCATCAAGATGAGATAACTACCGATTATCAACGCTATGTAAGCTCTAGCGCTCACTTGAATATGGAAAGCAACCAAAAATTTGATGAAGATTCTTCTGAAGGCACAATAATCTTAGAAAACGATCCAAGTCGCTCATCAGAAGTAGTGAATGTGGAGAGAAAACCAATGCTTATGCATAATAGTCTTCTAGCAGCAGAAGCTACTGAGCATTATGGCAAAACTAATCAGAAGTTTCAAAAAAGCGGTGAAGAACAGCAAGCAAGAAAAAAAGAGGTAAAGAAAACTGAGTTAAAAGCCTGTAAAAACAATTGGGAAACTTCTAGAGAAGATGGACTTGAATGCTCTGTAAATAATGAAAGGTTTGCGAATGAAGCAGAGCGACTTACAGATGTCTCAGCTGAACCGTTGGTAGGAGTTGTCAAAACTTCCAAAGCGACAACCGCAACACCTCTTACTAAACCAGCTTGTTCTGGGACTCTTAAAACGCTGTCCGACTTTTCCACACTAGTTTCCATTGCTGAACATGAGTTGTTAGATTCCGTTGCTGAATCTGATATGCCTTTCCAGAATGGGAACAGAGCTTCTTGTGTCACGATGGCTTCACATGAGCGACAGTGGCCAAAAACTGATATACAAGACCAAGAAGGATACACCAGCCTTCCTACAAAATCTATGCAAAGATATGAACAACCATATAAATACTCAGCAAAAATCTCTGAACTTGAAGAGTTCATGACCGTTTCAAATTACGTACAAGGCTTTCAGGAGGGAACTGATTTGATAGGACCTAAAAAGCAAGATCGAATTTCTGGAACCTGTGAAGCTGGCAGAATAATGTGTGACAGTGCATTTAAACTGCATGATTCTAAGGTTACAGAGAGTTTAAGTGAACAAGATGGAAGTTTAAGCTGCAACATTTTAGTGaataaacattttcaattaACTCAACAAAGTTTAAGAGAATCAGTGAAGCCATCGACCGCCTATGCAAATTCTGAACTTCCAGCAGGACATACAGAAATGAGAGACACCATATTATCCACCACAACTTTTAAACCtaaaaatatgtttagcgatccacATGTAGAAAGTACCAAAACTACGTGTACACCTGCAGACCATTCATTATCAGCAAGCAGTTGTGGCTTTGAGTCCAACATTTCAAATGTCCAATTAGCTAAAGATGTCTCTGGTCAAAGCCGCAATGACACAGATGGACTGAAGAGTGTTAAAGAGAAGGCTCAATATCAGTCAGACACAGCGGCCTGCTGTGTAGCTGTGACATCTGACAACCGCGTTTTGTCCCGAGCGAGCAATGAGGATCAATTAGACAGCTTAGTTTTCCATGATCTTGCAGCACTTAAAACTGGCGATGGGAATTATACAAACAGAAATCAGCAACCAGAAAGTGTAGAGTTTTGTGCTGTAACATCTGGTATTCCTAGTACAGTTCAAACAACCAATAAGCAGAAGCTAGAAACAAGCACCCTCCATACTCCTGCGATGCCTGTTTCTCATGAACTATGTCATCAAAGCAGTAACCATTGTCCAAACATTGTCGAATGCTGTACAACTGTAACATCTGGCAGTCATAGCTCAATCCAGAGCACCAGTGATTACCAACCGGAAAAGGGTTTCTCAAAAGCTACTATGGCATTTGAAAGCCATGGCGTAACACATACAATTGATTGCCAATCAAGCAATGGTACAGTCTGTACTGCTACAACATCTGGCGGTCATAGCATAACTCAGGCAGCCAGTGATTACCAAGCGTACAATGTGACTTTACATGGTGCTGCAAGGCCTGACACTCATGGACTAACTAATGCAAGCACAAATAGCCAATCACCGGGTATTAACAGCCTAGCCAAAACACCCAGCAATCATGAACTACTTGGTGTTGTGTCTCACTCAACTGTGGCATCTGACATGCTTCCAGTAACTGTAGAGACATGTAGAACTAGTAATGCTCAAATGGACAGTGGAACAATCACCTCCACTTCACCATCTGAGGGTAATTGCCTGAGCCAGACAACAAGTGAACGCCAACCAGACCTTCCAACCTTTTGTACTACTATGACATCTTCTACTCATGATGAGACATGTAGAATTAGTAATGCTCAATTGGACAGTGGAACAATCCCTACCACTGTAACATCTACCAAAGAGAGTGTGCTGCAAGCAAGCGATGATTACCAACTACAAAGTGTAAGATCACAATCTACTGTGATATCGAGCACTTACGGTGTGACTTGTACAAGCATTAACTCTTCCATAAACAGTGTAACGATCACAACTGCCAAAAAATCTGATGTCCACATCATAACTCAAACTACCAGGAACATCCCATCAGATGGTAGAATCTTCCATAATTTTGCGACCTCTAACACTCATGGTGTTACTTATGCAGGTACTAGTGTTCATGCAGGCAAACCGACAAACAATACAACTGCAAAATCTAACACTCAAAACATATCTCAGATAGACAGTGTGTCATTTCATACTGGTACAACACCTGCCACTCACAATCTGGTTGATACGTGCAGTAATGCCCACACGGACAGTGAGACAATCTTCACAATTTCATCATCTGAGAATTATAGCATGGGCCAGACAACTAGTGAACATCAACTAGACAGTGCAGTCTTTTGTACTGCAAAGATATCTCCTACTCATAGTGGGACGTGTAGAACCAGTAATGCCCAATTGGACAATGAAACATTCTCCACCACTTCACCATCTGAGGCTTATAGCCCAAGCCAGACAAAGAGTGAACACCAACCAGACAGTGCAAGCTTTTATACTACTATGACATCGGCCACTCATGGTGAGACATGTAGAACCAGTAATGCTCAATTGAACAGTGAAACAATCTCCACCACTTCACCATCTGAGGCTTATAGCCCGATCCAGACAAAGAGTGAACACCAACCAGACAGTGCAACCTTTTATACTGCTGCGACATCGGCCACTCATGGTGAGACATGTAGAACCAGTAATGCCCAATTGAACAGTGAAACAATCTCCACCACTTCGCCATCTGAAGCTTATAGCCCGATCCAGACAAAGAGTGAACACCAACCAGACAGTGCAAGCTTTTATACTACTATGACATCGGCCACTCATGGTGCGACATGTAGAACCAGTAATGCCCAATTGGACAATGAAACAATCTCCACCACTTCACCATCTGAAGTTTATAGCCCGATCCAGACAAAGAGTGAACACCAACCAGACAGTGCAAGCTTTTATACTACTATGGCATCGGCCACTCATGGTGAGACATGTAGAACCAGTAATGCTCAATTGAACAGTGAAACAATCTCCACCACTTCACCATCTGAAGCTTATAGCTCGATCCAGACAAAGAGTGAACACCAACCAGACAGTGCAAGCTTTTATACTACTATGACATCGGCCACTCATGGTGCGACATGTAGAACAAGTAATGCTCAATTGAACAGTGGAACAATCCCTACCACTTCACCGCCTGAGGCTTATAGCCCAAGCCAGACAACAATTGAACATCAACCAGACAGTGCAAGCTTTTATACTACTATGACATCGGCCACTCATGGTGAGACTTGTAGAACCAGTAATGCTCAATTGAACAGTGGAACAATCTCCACCACTTCACAGCCTGAGGCTTATAGCCCGAGCCAGACAACAATTGAACACCAACCAGACAGTGCAAGCTTTTATACTACTATGACATCGGCCACTCATGGTGAGACATGTAGAACAAGTAATGCCCAACTGGTCAATGAAGCATTCTCCACCACTTCACCATCTGAGGCTTATAGCCCGACCCAGACAACAAGTGAACACCAATCAAACAGTGCAACCTTTTGTACTACTATGACATTTGCTACTCATAGTGAGACATGTAAAACCAGTGAGACAATCCCTACCACTGTAACATCTACCACAGAGAGTGCGCTGCAATCAGGCAATGATTATCAACTAGATAATGTGACCTCTCATATCAGTGTCACATCTCATACTCATGGCGTGGTCCATACAAGAGGTAATAATTCTCAATTGGCTAGTGTAAAACTTCCAACCTCAGTAACGTCTGACAATCACATAATAACTCCAACAACTCGTGACCACCAATTAGACCCTACAATCTTCCTTACCACTACATCTAGTAGTCAGAGTGAGACTTATGCAAGTAGTAATGCCCAAATAGGCGACCTAACAGTGAGTGATGTCTCAACGTCTGACCTCCAGAGCACATGTCAGACAAATAGTGATCTCCAAATAGATATTAAAACTGTCCATGCTTCTGCCGCATCGGATACACAAGGTAAATGCtacactagtagtagtagccaGTTGAACCACATGGTGTTTTATCCTGCTGCAACATCTGACAACCTTAACCTAATCCAGACAACCGGTGACTGCTTAACGCCATATACTACTGCATCATCTGACAATCTCAGTGTGACCTCTACAAGCAGCCATGCTCAATCCAGCAATCTGACAATCTGCACTGCTACAACATCTGCAACATGCAACATAACCCaaacacctgatgatcttttactagACACTACGACCTTTAGTACTGAAAAGACTGACACCCACGACATAACCCAAACAACTGATGAGCTCTTACCAGACACTACAACCTTTAGTCCTGCTATGGCATCTGCCACCCATGACATAACCCAAACATCTGATGAGCTCTCACCAGGCACTACAACCTTTAGTACTATCATGACATCTGCCACCCATGAT GCAGTAATGCCCAATCAGATGGTGTGA
- the LOC137401034 gene encoding uncharacterized protein has product MEIVRAVAASVTHSVACANSGIQPDSETSEFLSRELGDEIDGSGEVSSAQLFTRQKGKVAMSEQSTETMETSSHKKEKATTVEQSVQTDKEISMEDKSAEESNTLPCGQGEMITSTVSSTPLEQITEKTEGQIGQRASICSEPETSQRSRGWWSKALLVGLLSALFFVFLNFILIPEDCNSSCHHCGVFDLRRKHYSIPSH; this is encoded by the exons ATGGAGATCGTCCGGGCTGTGGCAGCATCTGTCACTCATAGTGTAGCCTGTGCAAACAGTGGTATTCAACCTGATAGTGAGACATCTGAATTTTTGAGTCGAGAATTAGGAGATGAGATCGATGG GTCAGGAGAAGTCTCTTCAGCTCAATTATTCACTCGGCAGAAGGGAAAAGTGGCAATGAGCGAACAATCAACAGAAACTATGGAAACTTCATCTCATAAGAAGGAGAAGGCAACTACCGTAGAACAAAGTGTCCAAACCGATAAAGA AATTTCAATGGAGGATAAATCAGCAGAAGAATCAAATACTTTGCCATGCGGTCAAGGAGAGATGATTACCTCAACAGTGAGTAGCACTCCACTTGAACAGATCACAGAGAAAACAGAAGGACAGATTGGTCAACGTGCTTCAATTTGCAGTGAACCAGAAACATCGCAAAG GTCAAGGGGCTGGTGGTCAAAGGCTCTTTTGGTTGGATTACTGTCAGCTCTCTTCTTCGTCTTCCTCAATTTTATTCTTATACCAGAGGACTGCAACAGCTCTTGTCACCACTGTGGAGTGTTTGACTTGCGCAGGAAACACTACAGCATCCCCAGCCACTAG